One genomic segment of Arthrobacter sp. zg-Y1110 includes these proteins:
- a CDS encoding DUF475 domain-containing protein — MFFKTFGWSFVITAAALVTAFFYGGVEALILCAILGVLEISLSFDNAVVNARILEKMSPFWQKMFLTVGILIAVVGMRIVFPLVIVGVTASINPIEALQLALEKGDPDEPGSYGYLLHEAHPQIASFGGLFLLMIFLDFMFEDRDIRWLRWLETPFAKVGKINGASLIVGLGALLAAGALSDPSHTTDVFVAGAAGLITYLLVTGLGDMFDVDGDGDFDADDVEARAPKSGNGALVKATGKAAFMLFLYLEVIDASFSFDGVIGAFAITSDPIIIALGLGLIGAIFVRSLTVFLVKQGTLDEFVYLDHGAHWAIGALATILLLTIEIEINEVITGLIGVVFILASLTSSIVRNKRAAKSAGASKDPVYTN; from the coding sequence GTGTTTTTCAAAACTTTCGGTTGGTCGTTTGTAATAACGGCCGCCGCGCTGGTAACGGCGTTCTTCTACGGCGGGGTAGAGGCACTCATCCTCTGCGCCATCCTGGGCGTTCTCGAAATCAGCCTTAGCTTCGATAATGCCGTGGTCAACGCGCGCATCCTCGAAAAAATGAGCCCCTTCTGGCAGAAGATGTTCCTCACCGTGGGCATCCTCATCGCCGTCGTTGGTATGCGCATCGTCTTCCCGCTGGTGATTGTGGGCGTCACCGCCAGCATCAACCCGATCGAAGCCCTGCAGCTGGCCCTCGAAAAGGGCGATCCGGACGAGCCCGGCAGCTACGGCTACCTCCTGCATGAAGCCCACCCGCAGATCGCCTCCTTCGGCGGCCTGTTCCTGCTGATGATCTTCCTGGACTTCATGTTCGAAGACCGCGACATCCGCTGGCTGCGCTGGCTGGAAACCCCGTTCGCCAAGGTCGGCAAGATCAACGGCGCCTCCCTGATCGTCGGCCTCGGTGCCCTGCTGGCCGCCGGTGCCCTCTCGGACCCCTCCCACACCACTGACGTCTTCGTTGCCGGCGCCGCCGGCCTGATCACCTACCTGCTGGTTACCGGCCTGGGTGACATGTTCGACGTCGACGGCGACGGGGACTTCGATGCCGACGACGTCGAGGCACGTGCCCCGAAGTCCGGCAACGGCGCCCTGGTGAAGGCCACCGGCAAGGCCGCCTTCATGCTCTTCCTCTACCTGGAAGTCATTGACGCGTCCTTCTCCTTCGACGGCGTCATCGGCGCCTTCGCCATCACCTCGGACCCGATCATCATTGCCCTGGGCCTTGGCCTCATCGGTGCGATCTTCGTCCGGTCCCTGACCGTGTTCCTCGTGAAGCAGGGCACCCTGGACGAGTTCGTTTACCTGGACCACGGTGCCCACTGGGCCATCGGCGCCTTGGCGACCATCCTCCTGCTCACCATCGAGATCGAAATCAACGAGGTCATCACCGGCCTGATCGGCGTGGTCTTCATCCTCGCGTCGCTGACCTCCTCGATTGTGCGCAACAAGCGCGCAGCGAAGTCCGCCGGTGCATCAAAAGATCCTGTCTACACAAACTAA
- a CDS encoding TerD family protein, whose protein sequence is MAGLTLTKGNNLSLTKTDPGLQKAVVGLGWDPRTTTGEPFDLDASALMIAANGKVRSSDDFIFYNQPAAKDGSVTHLGDNRSGAGEGDDEQILIDLTQMAADVDRVVIVVSIDQAEARNQNFGQVRGAYCRVINQDNDSEIVRFDLSEDAAPETSMIFAEVYRNNGEWKFKAVGQGYATGLAGIATDFGVQLS, encoded by the coding sequence ATGGCAGGACTGACCCTCACCAAGGGCAACAACCTTTCCCTCACCAAAACCGATCCCGGACTCCAGAAAGCCGTAGTCGGCCTGGGCTGGGACCCGCGCACCACCACGGGTGAACCCTTCGACCTGGATGCCTCGGCGCTGATGATCGCAGCCAACGGCAAGGTGCGCTCCTCCGACGACTTCATCTTCTACAACCAGCCCGCTGCCAAGGACGGCTCCGTCACCCACCTGGGCGACAACCGTTCCGGCGCCGGCGAAGGTGATGACGAGCAGATCCTGATCGACCTGACGCAGATGGCCGCCGACGTCGACCGCGTGGTCATTGTCGTTTCCATCGACCAGGCGGAGGCTCGTAACCAGAACTTCGGCCAGGTCCGCGGAGCGTACTGCCGCGTCATCAACCAGGACAACGACAGCGAAATTGTCCGCTTCGATCTGAGCGAGGACGCCGCGCCGGAGACCTCCATGATCTTCGCCGAGGTGTACCGCAACAACGGCGAGTGGAAGTTCAAGGCCGTCGGCCAGGGCTACGCCACCGGCCTGGCCGGCATCGCCACCGATTTCGGCGTGCAGCTCAGCTAG
- a CDS encoding TerD family protein, with protein MSGLTLSKGSNLSLTKADPGLERALIGLGWDPRTTSGDPFDLDASALLLGADGKVRSQDDFIFYNQLSAKDGSVVHLGDNRTGQGDGDDEQILIDLSILTDDVDRVVIVVSIDQAEARHQNFGQVRDAYCRVVNQDTDAEVVRYDLSEDAAAETCMIFAEIYRNRGEWKFRAIGQGYASGLYGVATDFGIALD; from the coding sequence TTGTCCGGCCTGACACTTTCCAAAGGAAGCAACCTTTCCCTCACCAAGGCTGACCCGGGCCTGGAACGGGCCCTGATCGGCCTGGGCTGGGATCCGCGCACCACCAGCGGAGATCCGTTCGATCTGGACGCCTCCGCACTGCTGCTCGGAGCCGACGGCAAGGTGCGCTCCCAGGACGACTTCATTTTCTACAACCAGCTGTCCGCCAAGGACGGCTCGGTGGTCCACCTGGGCGATAACCGCACCGGCCAGGGCGACGGCGACGACGAGCAGATCCTGATTGACCTCAGCATCCTGACCGACGACGTCGACCGCGTGGTCATTGTGGTCTCCATCGACCAGGCCGAAGCGCGGCACCAGAACTTCGGGCAGGTGCGCGATGCGTACTGCCGGGTGGTCAACCAGGACACCGACGCAGAGGTGGTCCGCTACGACCTCAGTGAGGACGCCGCAGCGGAAACCTGCATGATTTTCGCCGAGATTTACCGCAACCGCGGAGAGTGGAAGTTCCGCGCCATCGGCCAGGGCTACGCGTCCGGGCTGTACGGGGTTGCCACCGACTTCGGCATCGCCCTCGACTAA
- a CDS encoding phosphoribosyltransferase domain-containing protein, translated as MKHHPWTGGFVNEALGVRITSDPAALLPVEDLVGLALRRNPRRAHLLVSRVLAKHVPTEPALVLAAGELLGALAGAALGSKVDDAVLRGVAADLSAVLEDGDGTAGSRRANDDGGRHAAPRPPRTRLQYARERLWDLPVSHPEVVTIGYAETATGLGRLVADMLGSYYIHSTRHAPEGAVAYGAFEEAHSHATSHRLLPVDPALLNSPAPVVLVDDELSTGATVINTITELHAAAPHPLYVVASLIDLRSDADRARFDELADALGCTIRVVALGTGSIELGEDILARAEELIGGLSTHEPAGTEPAGAEPAALSAAVSEPGTVTVLDYSSAARSLRSDRFGNRAGISSEYLGTLPDALPGAVSAESLAFVASRISAALPASAESVLVLGCEEFIHVPLTIANAVAEALPAASVRFSTTTRSPIVPIDRPDYAIANAVDFASHDVTEDGPGPRHAYNVGPRRAVDGNASNTGFDSIVLLPEPGTDPASITGPGSVTEALRTVTGAVVVVLLPADVPAPEDWTGSVAAAVPLTGPEFGSYAPEDVTWLLKDLRDAKLEAPTAEREAAIQSGGANYAESLPMEYLPSAQYQDLYEEALRRSAPRVASAVGTVTELALAARNPEPVLVSLARAGTPIGILMRRWAQRMHGLDLPHYTMSIVRGVGMDETALRYLARTYSPERILFVDGWTGKGAITRELTAALDKFEATDGVRFSSELAVLADPGHSVELFGTREDYLIPSACLNSTVSGLVSRTVFNKDLIAPEDFHGAKFYAHLAGADVSRDFLAAIERHFDDVRHEAEAAAVSLATADRTPTWVGWQAVEGLSEAYGIYNVNLVKPGVGETTRVLLRRVPWKVLVHPGALEDVAHVLLLAEQRGVPVEEVPDLPFSCVGLIHPRFTAGAVGADGRAVAAAGAAAAVPGADA; from the coding sequence TTGAAGCACCACCCCTGGACCGGCGGATTTGTGAACGAGGCCCTGGGAGTGCGGATCACCTCTGATCCTGCAGCACTGTTGCCGGTAGAGGACCTGGTGGGACTGGCATTGCGCCGCAACCCCCGCCGCGCGCACCTGCTCGTGTCCCGCGTGCTGGCCAAACATGTACCCACCGAACCGGCGCTCGTCCTGGCGGCCGGAGAGCTGCTCGGCGCACTGGCCGGAGCGGCACTCGGCAGCAAGGTGGACGACGCCGTGCTGCGCGGCGTCGCAGCCGACCTTTCGGCGGTGCTCGAGGACGGCGACGGTACGGCCGGGTCCAGGCGGGCGAACGACGACGGCGGCCGGCACGCCGCGCCCCGCCCACCGCGCACCCGGCTGCAGTATGCCCGCGAACGGCTCTGGGACCTGCCCGTCTCCCATCCCGAAGTGGTGACCATCGGCTACGCGGAGACCGCCACCGGTCTGGGCCGGCTCGTCGCCGACATGCTGGGCTCCTACTACATCCATTCCACCCGGCACGCACCGGAGGGTGCGGTGGCGTACGGCGCCTTCGAGGAAGCCCATTCACACGCCACCTCGCACCGGCTGCTGCCCGTGGATCCCGCCCTGCTGAACAGCCCCGCCCCCGTGGTGCTGGTCGACGACGAGCTCAGCACCGGCGCAACAGTCATCAACACCATCACCGAACTGCATGCCGCCGCACCGCATCCGCTCTACGTGGTGGCCTCGCTGATCGACCTGCGTTCCGACGCGGACCGTGCCCGCTTCGACGAGCTGGCGGACGCGCTGGGCTGCACCATCCGCGTGGTCGCGCTGGGGACCGGCAGCATCGAACTTGGCGAGGACATCCTGGCCCGGGCCGAGGAACTGATCGGCGGGCTGTCCACCCACGAGCCGGCCGGCACTGAGCCGGCCGGCGCTGAGCCGGCCGCGTTGTCCGCTGCCGTTTCCGAACCCGGCACCGTGACCGTGCTGGATTACTCCAGTGCCGCACGCAGCCTGCGCAGTGACCGCTTCGGCAACCGTGCCGGCATCTCCTCCGAATACCTCGGCACCCTGCCGGATGCCCTGCCCGGAGCAGTCTCGGCTGAGAGCCTGGCATTCGTTGCCTCCCGCATCTCCGCCGCGCTGCCCGCTTCGGCGGAATCGGTGCTGGTCCTGGGCTGCGAGGAATTCATCCACGTGCCGCTGACCATCGCCAACGCCGTGGCCGAGGCCCTGCCGGCCGCCTCGGTCCGGTTCTCCACCACCACCCGCTCCCCCATCGTGCCGATTGACCGGCCGGACTACGCCATTGCCAATGCCGTGGACTTCGCCAGCCACGATGTCACCGAGGACGGTCCCGGCCCGCGGCACGCTTACAACGTCGGACCCCGCCGAGCCGTCGACGGCAACGCCTCGAACACCGGCTTCGACAGCATTGTGCTCCTGCCCGAACCCGGCACCGACCCTGCATCCATCACCGGCCCGGGCAGCGTGACCGAGGCGCTGCGCACGGTGACCGGCGCCGTCGTCGTCGTACTGTTGCCGGCCGATGTCCCCGCACCCGAGGACTGGACCGGTTCCGTTGCTGCGGCCGTGCCGCTGACGGGCCCGGAGTTCGGGTCCTACGCGCCCGAAGACGTGACCTGGCTGCTGAAGGACCTGCGCGACGCCAAGCTGGAGGCCCCCACCGCCGAGCGGGAGGCCGCCATCCAGTCCGGCGGGGCGAACTACGCCGAGTCGCTGCCGATGGAGTACCTGCCCTCGGCGCAGTACCAGGACCTGTATGAGGAGGCCCTGCGCCGTTCCGCGCCCCGGGTCGCGTCCGCTGTCGGCACCGTGACCGAACTGGCGCTGGCCGCCCGGAACCCCGAGCCGGTGCTGGTCTCGCTCGCCCGGGCCGGGACGCCCATCGGAATCCTCATGCGCCGTTGGGCGCAGCGGATGCACGGGCTGGACCTGCCGCACTACACCATGAGCATTGTGCGCGGCGTGGGAATGGATGAAACGGCGCTGCGTTACCTGGCGCGGACCTACTCCCCCGAGCGGATCCTGTTCGTGGACGGCTGGACCGGCAAGGGCGCCATCACGCGGGAGCTGACCGCGGCGCTGGATAAGTTCGAAGCAACCGACGGCGTACGGTTCTCCTCCGAGCTTGCGGTGCTGGCCGACCCCGGCCATTCCGTGGAGCTGTTCGGCACACGGGAGGATTACCTGATTCCGTCGGCCTGCCTGAACTCGACCGTCTCCGGGCTGGTGTCCCGCACGGTCTTCAACAAGGACCTGATTGCGCCGGAGGATTTCCACGGCGCGAAGTTCTACGCCCATCTCGCCGGCGCCGATGTGTCCCGGGATTTCCTGGCGGCGATCGAACGGCACTTCGACGACGTACGCCACGAAGCGGAGGCTGCTGCGGTGTCGCTCGCAACTGCGGACCGGACCCCCACCTGGGTGGGCTGGCAGGCAGTGGAGGGCCTGAGCGAGGCATACGGCATCTACAACGTGAACCTGGTGAAGCCCGGCGTCGGCGAGACCACCCGCGTGCTGCTGCGCCGGGTGCCGTGGAAGGTGCTGGTCCATCCCGGGGCGCTGGAGGACGTGGCGCACGTGCTGCTGCTGGCCGAACAGCGCGGCGTACCCGTGGAGGAGGTGCCGGACCTGCCGTTCAGCTGCGTGGGCCTGATCCACCCCCGGTTCACCGCCGGCGCCGTGGGCGCGGACGGCCGGGCGGTTGCTGCCGCCGGTGCCGCTGCAGCCGTTCCGGGGGCCGACGCGTGA
- a CDS encoding TerD family protein: protein MGLSLEKGQSLSLTKKDGGALSKTRLGLGWDSAAPVKRGLFGGKKTAEVDLDASAIFFDANGNAVDQVWYGQLASKDGSTKHTGDNLTGAGEGDDEVILVNLAAVSPAVQNIVFVISSYSRQTFDQVQNAFCRLIDDSTPGSPEIARYQLTDAGTHTAMVMAKVGREGSGWSFKAIGERAQGRTVMDLIPTAARSL from the coding sequence ATGGGCCTGAGCCTGGAAAAAGGTCAGTCGCTGTCACTGACGAAGAAGGACGGCGGAGCGCTGAGCAAGACCCGACTGGGACTGGGCTGGGATTCCGCTGCCCCGGTCAAGCGCGGCCTGTTCGGCGGCAAGAAGACCGCGGAAGTGGACCTCGATGCCTCGGCCATTTTCTTCGACGCCAACGGCAACGCTGTTGACCAGGTCTGGTACGGCCAGCTCGCCAGCAAGGACGGCTCCACCAAGCACACCGGCGACAACCTCACCGGCGCCGGCGAGGGCGACGACGAGGTCATCCTGGTGAACCTGGCAGCCGTCTCCCCCGCTGTGCAGAACATCGTGTTCGTGATCTCCAGCTACAGCCGGCAGACCTTCGACCAGGTGCAGAACGCCTTCTGCCGCCTGATCGACGACTCCACGCCCGGCAGCCCGGAAATCGCCCGCTACCAGCTGACCGACGCCGGCACCCACACGGCCATGGTTATGGCCAAGGTGGGCCGCGAAGGTTCCGGCTGGAGCTTCAAGGCCATCGGCGAACGCGCCCAGGGCCGTACCGTAATGGACCTGATTCCCACCGCAGCCCGCTCGCTCTAA
- a CDS encoding HAD family hydrolase — protein sequence MLASDLDRTLIYSANALFLNTEDALAPAMVVAEVYEGKPLSFMTRAAEALLVSAAEISVFVPVTTRTVAQYRRIQLPGPTPEYAVTTNGGVILHHGEPDADWEASVRGLVTSGCAPLGEIEAYLGRPEFHEWILKLRSAEDLFAYAIVDRDALPGEFLLALEDWCDARGWTVSLQGRKLYCVPTPVTKQQAVAEVARRIGADRIIAAGDSLLDRPMLECADIAFRPAHGELDDAGYFEPHLQVTEARGILAGEEIVRRMLGLVRA from the coding sequence ATGCTCGCGTCCGACCTGGACCGCACCCTGATCTACTCCGCGAATGCCCTGTTCCTGAACACCGAGGACGCCCTGGCTCCGGCCATGGTGGTGGCCGAAGTCTATGAGGGTAAGCCGCTGTCCTTCATGACCCGTGCCGCCGAGGCGCTGCTCGTCTCCGCCGCGGAGATCTCCGTGTTTGTCCCCGTCACCACGCGGACCGTGGCCCAGTACCGCCGCATCCAGTTGCCCGGGCCTACGCCGGAATACGCCGTCACCACCAACGGCGGCGTCATCCTGCACCATGGAGAACCCGACGCCGACTGGGAGGCCTCCGTGCGTGGCCTCGTCACGTCCGGGTGCGCGCCGCTGGGCGAGATCGAGGCTTACCTGGGCCGTCCTGAGTTCCATGAATGGATTCTGAAGCTTCGTTCGGCTGAGGACCTGTTCGCGTACGCGATTGTGGACCGGGATGCCCTCCCCGGCGAGTTCCTGCTGGCTCTGGAGGACTGGTGCGATGCACGCGGCTGGACCGTGTCGCTGCAGGGCCGCAAGCTCTACTGCGTGCCCACACCTGTCACCAAGCAGCAGGCCGTGGCCGAGGTTGCCCGCCGGATCGGTGCGGACCGCATCATCGCGGCCGGGGATTCCCTGCTGGACCGGCCCATGCTGGAGTGCGCCGACATCGCGTTCCGTCCCGCACACGGTGAACTGGACGACGCCGGCTACTTCGAGCCGCATCTGCAGGTCACCGAGGCGCGCGGGATCCTGGCCGGGGAAGAAATTGTCCGGCGGATGCTGGGACTGGTGCGGGCCTAA
- a CDS encoding HpcH/HpaI aldolase/citrate lyase family protein, which yields MRHFSYLSERETARLFHLAPQELTLDSDARLLATALGATLYCPATRPDLVKDIRKQAARGAVSMVICLEDSIADAEVPAAETNVVEALAELHAAGIRKAGDPEDLMLFIRVRTPEQLLSLAERGGQTLDVLTGFVIPKFENTSGTAQRFLDALHTVNDARWAADPGARPLRIMPILESPLMIHAETRTHTLGGIFEVLEANRPDILSVRIGATDMSSAYGLRRSRDLTIYDVKVVSAVIGDIVNMLGRPGGFVISGPVWEHYSSGERLLRPMLRSSPFADADELGLRQRLLTANLDGLIREIELDQANGLLGKTVIHPSHVPLVHAMSVISHEAYLDALHISGEAGGGAAASPYRNKMNEMKPHQAWAASTLVRAAAFGVAAPDITYVDLLEASMN from the coding sequence GTGCGCCATTTCTCCTACCTCAGCGAGCGGGAAACTGCCCGCCTGTTCCACCTCGCACCGCAGGAACTGACCCTCGATTCCGACGCCCGCCTGCTGGCGACCGCGCTCGGAGCCACGCTTTACTGCCCCGCAACCCGGCCGGACCTGGTCAAGGACATCCGCAAACAGGCTGCCCGCGGGGCCGTCAGCATGGTCATCTGCCTGGAGGATTCCATTGCCGACGCCGAGGTGCCGGCCGCAGAGACCAACGTGGTGGAAGCCCTCGCCGAACTGCACGCTGCCGGCATCCGGAAAGCCGGCGACCCCGAAGACCTGATGCTCTTCATCCGGGTCCGCACGCCCGAACAGCTGCTGAGCCTTGCCGAGCGCGGCGGACAAACGCTGGACGTCCTCACCGGGTTCGTGATTCCGAAGTTCGAGAACACCTCCGGCACTGCCCAGCGCTTCCTCGACGCCCTACACACCGTGAACGACGCCCGGTGGGCCGCCGATCCCGGTGCCCGGCCGCTGCGGATCATGCCGATCCTCGAGTCACCGCTGATGATCCACGCCGAGACCCGCACGCATACCCTCGGCGGCATCTTCGAGGTGCTGGAAGCGAACCGGCCGGACATCCTGTCCGTACGGATCGGCGCCACGGACATGTCCAGCGCCTACGGGCTGCGCCGTTCCCGGGACCTCACCATTTACGACGTCAAGGTGGTCTCCGCGGTGATCGGGGACATCGTCAACATGCTCGGCAGGCCGGGGGGCTTTGTCATCAGCGGCCCGGTCTGGGAACACTACAGCTCCGGCGAGCGGCTGCTGCGTCCGATGCTTCGGTCCTCCCCCTTCGCGGACGCCGACGAGCTGGGCCTGCGCCAGCGGCTGCTGACGGCAAACCTGGACGGACTGATCCGCGAAATCGAACTGGACCAGGCCAACGGACTGCTCGGCAAGACCGTCATCCACCCCTCGCACGTTCCCCTGGTCCATGCCATGTCCGTGATCAGCCACGAGGCGTACCTGGATGCCCTCCACATCTCCGGCGAGGCCGGGGGCGGCGCCGCGGCGTCGCCCTACCGCAACAAGATGAACGAAATGAAACCGCATCAGGCGTGGGCAGCTTCCACCCTCGTCCGGGCCGCTGCCTTCGGCGTCGCAGCCCCCGACATCACCTATGTAGACCTTCTGGAAGCGAGCATGAATTGA
- a CDS encoding thiolase family protein, with protein MTEAYLVSGVRTPVGRYGGALSGVRPDDLAALVLSEAVARAGVNPADVDEVLLGNTNQAGEDNRNVARMAALLAGFPDTVPAMTVNRLCASGLSAIITASQMIKSGAVDIVVAGGVESMSRAPWVLAKPEKAFAKPGELADSAIGARFTNPRFYDLPGTTYSMPETAEELAARDGISREDSDAFALRSHQRALAAIDEGRFADEIVPVETKKGVVKTDEGPRRETSIEALAKLRPIVRSDGVVTAGNSSSLNDGASAVVVASADAVRRLGLNARARIVDGASAGVAPAVMGIGPVPATQKVLDRAGWSLGDIEAVELNEAFAAQSLACIRALNLDESIVNRDGGAIALGHALGSSGSRLTVTMLNRMEREGASKGLVTMCVGLGQGVSMLLERV; from the coding sequence ATGACTGAGGCTTATCTGGTGTCCGGCGTCCGCACTCCCGTCGGCCGCTACGGCGGTGCCCTCTCGGGCGTCCGCCCCGACGATCTCGCGGCCCTGGTGCTTTCCGAGGCGGTGGCCCGTGCAGGGGTGAACCCGGCCGACGTCGACGAGGTACTGCTGGGTAACACGAACCAGGCCGGCGAGGACAACCGGAACGTGGCACGGATGGCGGCCCTGCTCGCCGGGTTCCCCGACACCGTGCCGGCGATGACGGTGAACCGGCTCTGTGCCTCCGGGCTCAGCGCGATCATCACGGCCTCGCAGATGATTAAGTCTGGTGCCGTGGACATTGTGGTGGCCGGGGGAGTGGAGTCGATGTCGCGGGCGCCGTGGGTGCTGGCGAAACCGGAGAAGGCCTTCGCGAAGCCGGGGGAGCTGGCCGATTCCGCGATCGGCGCCCGGTTCACCAATCCTCGGTTCTACGACCTGCCCGGAACCACCTACTCCATGCCCGAAACCGCCGAGGAGCTGGCCGCCCGGGACGGGATCTCCCGCGAGGATTCCGACGCCTTCGCGCTGCGCTCGCATCAGCGCGCTCTCGCGGCAATTGACGAGGGGCGGTTCGCGGACGAGATCGTGCCGGTGGAGACGAAAAAGGGCGTGGTGAAGACCGACGAGGGGCCACGCCGGGAAACCAGCATCGAGGCGCTGGCGAAGCTGCGGCCCATCGTGCGGTCCGACGGCGTTGTGACCGCCGGGAACTCGAGCTCGCTGAACGACGGCGCGTCCGCCGTCGTCGTCGCCAGCGCCGACGCCGTCCGCCGGCTCGGGTTAAACGCCCGGGCCCGGATTGTCGACGGCGCTTCCGCCGGCGTGGCGCCCGCCGTGATGGGCATCGGGCCGGTCCCTGCGACGCAGAAGGTGCTGGACCGGGCCGGCTGGTCGCTTGGCGACATCGAGGCCGTGGAGCTGAACGAGGCTTTCGCTGCGCAGTCGCTGGCGTGCATACGCGCCCTGAACCTGGACGAGTCCATTGTGAACCGCGACGGCGGGGCCATTGCCCTCGGGCATGCGCTGGGGTCGTCCGGGTCCCGGCTTACCGTGACGATGCTGAACCGGATGGAACGTGAGGGTGCTTCGAAGGGGCTGGTGACTATGTGTGTGGGGCTGGGCCAGGGTGTGTCGATGCTGCTGGAGCGGGTGTAG
- a CDS encoding toxic anion resistance protein produces the protein MTTPLTPPDATEAALVLKAPEPPAPVAPESAPGMVPVPEERRVEIAAQAKSFMEEVSKLDARSPEFTAQVDSINKLAGAEMVQSAGYSTRLLDRSSTSVAGAKKSGNDAQKKVAVTLGDLRSTVEDLTPNQANLGTGRKILGIIPGGNKLAKYFQKYESAQVQLDKIIKALMAGQDELLKDNASLAGEKVELWKTMQTLSEYSVLAESLDAACVEKVDKLKNSGQIEQANALEADVLFPIRQRRQDILTQLAVSVQGYLAMDLIRKNNVELIKGVERARTTTISALRTAVIVAQALANQKMVLDQIDAVNTTTNNMILSTSEMLKDQTARIHQQASSSGVSVETLQKAFDNVYQTMDAIDTFRSEAARNMEGTVKSLESTITQAKPYLERSRQSESR, from the coding sequence ATGACCACACCGTTGACTCCCCCGGACGCCACCGAAGCCGCCCTGGTGCTGAAAGCTCCGGAACCGCCCGCTCCGGTCGCTCCCGAGAGCGCTCCGGGCATGGTTCCGGTGCCGGAGGAACGCCGCGTCGAAATCGCCGCCCAGGCCAAGTCCTTCATGGAGGAAGTCTCCAAGCTGGACGCCCGCAGCCCGGAGTTCACCGCCCAGGTGGATTCCATCAACAAGCTGGCCGGTGCGGAAATGGTGCAGTCCGCCGGATACTCCACCCGTCTGCTGGACCGTTCCTCCACCTCCGTGGCCGGGGCGAAGAAGTCCGGCAATGACGCACAGAAGAAGGTCGCCGTCACCCTGGGCGACCTGCGCAGCACCGTCGAGGACCTCACCCCGAACCAGGCGAACCTGGGCACCGGACGCAAGATCCTCGGCATCATCCCCGGCGGCAACAAGCTGGCCAAGTACTTCCAGAAGTACGAGTCCGCGCAGGTCCAGCTGGACAAGATCATCAAGGCCCTGATGGCCGGCCAGGATGAACTGCTCAAGGACAACGCCTCCCTCGCCGGGGAAAAGGTGGAGCTGTGGAAGACCATGCAGACCCTGAGCGAATACTCCGTGCTCGCCGAGTCCCTGGATGCGGCCTGCGTCGAAAAGGTGGACAAGCTCAAGAACTCCGGGCAGATTGAGCAGGCCAACGCCCTGGAAGCGGATGTGCTCTTCCCCATCCGCCAGCGCCGCCAGGACATCCTCACCCAGCTGGCCGTGTCCGTGCAGGGATACCTCGCCATGGACCTGATCCGCAAGAACAACGTGGAACTGATCAAGGGCGTGGAGCGGGCACGCACCACCACCATTTCCGCGCTGCGCACCGCAGTGATCGTGGCCCAGGCCCTGGCCAACCAGAAGATGGTGCTGGACCAGATCGACGCGGTGAACACCACCACGAACAACATGATCCTGAGCACCAGCGAAATGCTCAAGGACCAGACCGCCCGGATCCACCAGCAGGCCTCCAGCTCCGGCGTGAGCGTGGAAACCCTGCAGAAGGCGTTCGACAACGTGTACCAGACCATGGACGCGATCGACACGTTCCGTTCGGAAGCAGCCCGCAACATGGAAGGGACCGTGAAGTCCCTGGAATCCACCATCACGCAGGCCAAGCCGTACCTCGAGCGCTCCCGCCAGAGCGAGTCCCGCTAA
- a CDS encoding TerD family protein, with amino-acid sequence MGTLVAGANAALTAENPGLSSVLVGLGWDVIPSRGPAAELVPLTLLCGSDGRVLSDEHLVFFNQIASPEGSVVFEGDDDTEQIDVDLSRVPDAVSKIVFAVYADPEMRGPGTFAAVRSAYIRVARPNGGELVRFDLPSANRDSITAMMFGELYRHRADWKFRALGQGYTTGLRGLAADFGFDL; translated from the coding sequence ATGGGAACCCTGGTAGCCGGCGCCAACGCCGCCCTCACCGCCGAAAACCCCGGCCTCAGCTCCGTCCTGGTGGGACTGGGCTGGGACGTGATCCCCAGCCGCGGGCCCGCAGCCGAACTCGTTCCGCTGACCCTGCTGTGCGGCTCCGACGGCCGGGTCCTCTCCGACGAGCACCTGGTCTTCTTCAACCAGATCGCCAGCCCGGAGGGTTCCGTCGTGTTCGAGGGCGACGACGACACCGAGCAGATCGACGTCGACCTGTCCCGGGTGCCGGATGCGGTCTCCAAGATTGTCTTCGCTGTCTACGCCGACCCGGAGATGCGCGGACCCGGCACCTTCGCCGCCGTGCGCAGCGCCTACATCCGGGTGGCACGGCCCAACGGCGGGGAACTGGTCCGGTTCGACCTGCCCTCGGCGAACCGGGACAGCATCACCGCCATGATGTTCGGCGAGCTGTACCGGCACCGCGCCGACTGGAAGTTCCGCGCCCTGGGCCAGGGGTACACCACCGGCCTGCGCGGACTGGCTGCCGACTTCGGATTCGATCTCTAG